DNA sequence from the Xyrauchen texanus isolate HMW12.3.18 chromosome 32, RBS_HiC_50CHRs, whole genome shotgun sequence genome:
CACTGGTTGCAACCTTATGTTTTCGACTACCTGGTCATTTATCTGCGTACATGATGCTTTATGTTTCATTTTATGTCATAACGCATTTGTATGATTTTTGTTCAATTAGAGCATAAATTAAAGTAGGCATATGGCTGCGTCCGACTTCAATGGCTGCAGTACGCCAAACATGTTTTAATCAGTCATTTGTGAATTTTTTAATTCTTCTATGGCTTGGACAGAAATTCTAATAATTTCATATCACCAGTTTTGGTTCTATCGCATTGTTGATGTTTAAAGCTGGTGCGGTCTTAAGTCAAATATGAATATCGTATTTATGAATAGCCTATATAtgatatatgtaaaatattatatGTCAATTTTCTGTATTATTAACTTTGATTTATgcctactaatatatatatatatatatatatatatgtactacacatatatatatatatatatatatatatataatgtgtcattaatgcaatttattaataataaaccgCTTTTTGGCGTTTTGATGCGTCCATATGCATGAAGTGTGCGTGTTTATTTTAAGAAGAATTCTTATTTGCTGAACAGAATAGTTTCAATGCATTCATGCAGCAGAAGAAAATAATTGGAAAAACAGCCACTTTCACTGTGCTAGAAATGAATACACATTCGCCACACTGCAAATAGCACACTTCTTTAAATAGGCCTACTTCTTGGCAGTATAACCTCTCTTTGATTAAAAggattattattacaaataaatatcctCATTTCGAAAATATTGTGTCGCCACACATACTTTTACTGCGTAGCCTAAACACGCCAATGTGCGCAGTTATTGCCATAAACAATTCTGCATTACGCAGCCCGCATCTGATGTTGCTCAGAGATATCAGAATTTGAAACAACGTGgggaattgttattattattattattattattattgctaaccTAGTCGTAAAAATTAGGCCTATGCTGTCTTTTGTTTTGCCATGttcatagaaaaagaaaaaaaaaatcacattgttaCAATGTAAAGAACTGTTTTTGGAAAAaatgtcatttaatatttttttgttttttgtttttttaaaagaaaatggttGAGATAACAATGAagcaaaaagcacaataaatgcTGATCAAACGTCCATGATGCCACAGCCTTCAATGCAGAGGGAACGTCCATTCAACCACTGCTCGGAGTCTGGTCCCTGGTAAAACAAGTTCGTAACGACTTTTCAGGGGCCGTAAAAGTTGgcgcaaccaaccaaccaaacaaacaaacaaacaaaacataggTAGTATAAATTCAGGCCAAGTGGTTATGTCTTTATCTGTGTATAAgtgccaaaataaaggcttcggTGAGCAATGATCCACAGAGGCCGATGATGGGCATATTTGCGTCCTGGAAACGATATTATTCGCACGGATCGGGATGGTCTGGTTTATTCCTCTTGGTTTGCATCAGAAAGTGAAGAAGAGGAGCCGTCGGATAAACGGTCCACATCTCGTGTCCTCTCCTGCTCCGAGAGCTGCTCACTGGTGGGTATGGAGTTTTTCTTTGGACGGCCCTTTGGTTTGGTCGGGGATTCTAGTCCTCCTCCTTGCAGCACCTAAAAAGCAACAACAGTGTCAGACATGTGCATATTTAATCTGATGTgtaaagtccttgtttgtattaTTAGAAGATAGAACTTACgatttttttccatttcattctTCTGTTTTGGTACCATGTTTTGACTTGAAGCTGACTAAGTCCTAAAGACTCTGCCAGGTCTATTCTGTAAAAGGGAAAATGTCAAAAATCATCTCCCCGACAATACCAGCATGTTAATTGCATGCGTAGGCTGATAATTATGGTCTCaacaacaaaatttttttttaattatcctgTCGAAATATGCAAATGCATTTATGTCGCCAAACCTTTAATATACGCGCGCAATACTTTTTCAATGTTTAATTAGTCTATTTCACTCTCATGCATTAAATGACAGTTTACAtcaaacattttttgtttaccTGTCAGGGGTTGAAAGGTACTTCTGTTTCTCAAATCTTTTTTCCAAACCCATCAGCTGTAGTTCGGTAAACACAGTCCTACTTCTCCTTCCTTTCTTTGTCTTGCTCACAGCATCACCATGATCAAGTTTCCCACGAAGATGGAGGTCCAGCGGGAGATGATGGGATGATGAGCCCACGTGCAGACCTGCAGCCCCGGACAAAAGCGCAGAGCCCAGCGGCGCCCCGAGGGAGCAGGACAGAGGGGACACTGGGAACTTCAGGATGCTTGTCTGGTCTGCTTTCAGTACTGAACGTGAAAGAAAAAAATGAGTGTTGGccaaatatgatcattctgaaTTAAAACAAGATATcagttttttaaaatgttttatagatGATAGGACTTTGGGACATGCCATAACGCATGGTTCAACTTGGTTAAAAGTGGAACTTATTTTAGAGTTTACATATGCCCATAagcctataaaataaaataaatatagtgtCCTATAAATAGAATCTATCACGCACGTTTTCCTGACCAATgttaaacataacaaatggaaatTCGTGCTTTTTTAAAGAACCATAAGGATCTTCAGGGCCTATAagaacatattttacatttgtgcttTTGTAAAGAAATGCCTCTTTAAAAGCTTCAATGATAGACTAATGACTATTTAAATGACCCTATCTTAATATTGTTTACATATTCCCATGATGGTACCATGTTATGCTAAATGGACACAGTTTAATGCAACAATTTCAAACGAGTTGCCTGTTGTTAGTGTTTATAATTTCGGGCTGATGAAATCTTATTTCTCTGAGAATCAACAACATAGAAGAAAGGATGAACGCAGAGGGCATTTTGTAGCTTATAAATTGTGCACAAATGGCATAATTTCTTAATCTTCCTTTCCTTCCCCCCTTTTTAACCTTGCTTTGTCCATTGGATTGCTGCCTTTTTCTGGAGATATTTGATTAGTATTAGTTCGCAGAGACATCTCCCTGAGTACGCAAATAAAGAGCTTCTCCAATTTGAATGTCCTTGTATTTAGAGAAGGACACGACTACCAATGCTGGATTTGAACATGCAGTACATACCTAAGTGGTTGTGATATGGTCTGGCCGACAGAAGGGCATGTACTCCAAATTTGAGTAGATCTCCGGCGGGACTCGATACCTTGTGATCCGGATGGTCGGTGAGAATCTCTTCAATCATGAAACTCCTGTACCTGTGAGATCTTTGGTCTGGATGGGCATCCGGGGGGTAGTAGTGCGCCCCAATCTCCAAAGGATGTTGCATTATTAATGTTTAAAAGTGGTAGACGTTCTCCGAACCCCCTGGTGTTGAAACCTGCCTTTTGGAGATGCGTAAAAGTCACATTGAGGATTCAGATGTCCTTAGGAAGCACCCGGGCATAAACGTCCATTTAGGGTTTTAGATGAGACGAAAATCATCCTCGCGTTTGTTGACAACTTTTGAAATACTCAAAGAAGACTTCGACTCTTAAATTTGAACGCTCCGACTACGAGTCAAATTTGGTTCTTTTCTTGGGGCGACTTCCGAAATGTGTGGTCCCGTCCACGCTGCTTGAGAGAGAAGTCTATTTCTGTTCTCACCGTACCAACTGAGCTCTGAATCCGGAACATAGACATCTGAGATTAAGGAGGTCTACCGCAACGCCACACCTCCTCTTCAGCATGCTTGGACACCCTCTGTAAATTAAGGGGAAAATACACAGTCAAAAccttttactttttaaaactcTATTTTATAtatcaacatatatatatatatatatatatatatatatatatatatatatatatatatatatatatatatatatatatatatatatatatatatatatatatttgatgtcATGATCCAATTCTTTCAATTGTATCCGCTGCATATAAGATATGAGATTAAAAAGTAACAGTGATCTTGAAAtctaattaaatcaaataaaacggGAATGGTTCCCTCGAAATAAAGACTATTGGTCATATGGCAGAGCGTCACATCTTTTTTAAGCAAAAGTAATTATCCATTAAATGTCATGAATAACAAATCCTGATGcaaatcattttatttaacattcaaACGCAAGGACTGAGATGGTCAATTATGGACGTCTATCATGACGCAAAAATGCCCATTGAGCGACAATTGGAGAATTGTGAACAATAGACTGACTCATGAGAGGTGAATAAGGTGATACAGTAATTGTAGgtgttatatataagattttttgttgcatttgaaGCCTTTAAAGTGCTTAAGCTAAATCTAACcatttcaagtgattttaataaggaaaatgtaGACATGTTTACCAAATAATTTGAGTATAGCTTCAAAAATGTGACTATGGCTGAAAGGTGAGAAGTTTCCATCCCTCGTTGTTACAAATCTCCTTAATAAGATCTCATTAAATATAAAGGTTGAACACAAACTGGCTTTTTTGACAGACAGACCTACCTCTTTCTTGTCATTTTGTGATAGAGGAATTGAAAACGTTGCCTCGTGTCTTGCCCTTGTTTCAAAAGTTATTTACCATTGTCAGTAAATGGTTGGACAATATTTTCTTCTGACAATTCTTTTGGCACTTCGATTCAGTGGTGAAACGCTGTTACTCTGCCGGACTATTTGTCTGGAATTGTTATGTTAGATCGTTTCAGGGTCTTTTGACAGAAAGGAAGTTTTATTCTCTTTGAAAATTGTTTAATAGTATATTCGATTTTGAACAATAATCGTATTCgtgccatttcttttttctttctcttcttcataaTGCGAATTATGTTGTAACACTTATATGTTGATTAGCACCTACTACACAAATCTAAAATAATCATATCTAAATTTAGTATTCGAGTTAGTAGCGGTAATATTAGCTATTATTGCTTTTAACGCGTGTTAACCTATTATCATTTCTGCGggattaaatacaaaaacatgcttTCAAGTTATAAATCAGTGCTGTTGTCAGGCTCACTACTGTTAAGATgttcaatacaaa
Encoded proteins:
- the LOC127626297 gene encoding homeobox protein BarH-like 1 — encoded protein: MQHPLEIGAHYYPPDAHPDQRSHRYRSFMIEEILTDHPDHKVSSPAGDLLKFGVHALLSARPYHNHLVLKADQTSILKFPVSPLSCSLGAPLGSALLSGAAGLHVGSSSHHLPLDLHLRGKLDHGDAVSKTKKGRRSRTVFTELQLMGLEKRFEKQKYLSTPDRIDLAESLGLSQLQVKTWYQNRRMKWKKIVLQGGGLESPTKPKGRPKKNSIPTSEQLSEQERTRDVDRLSDGSSSSLSDANQEE